One stretch of Nocardia mangyaensis DNA includes these proteins:
- a CDS encoding N-acyl-D-amino-acid deacylase family protein translates to MTDLLFRDIAIVDGTGGPRTRGDVLLRDGRIAETGPPGSIGSEARVLPVAPGSVLAPGFIDMHAHSDLALLTDPGHLPKITQGVTTEVIGQDGLSYAPIDDAALAVVRRQIAGWNGNPADFDFSWRTVAQYLDRLDEGITPNAAYLVPQGTLRLLVVGSEQRAATTAEIDRMCALLTQSLDEGAVGMSSGLTYTPGMYADTGELAALCSVVAAYGGFYAPHTRSYGAGALEAYAEMIGLAESTGCALHLTHATMNFGVNRGRAPEFLALLARARADGCDITLDTYPYLPGSTTLSALLPSWAMSGGPDAALARLDDPAERARITADVDVNGSDGCHGVTVEWETIQISGVGDDALAEYVGRTVAEIAADRGAAPAEVFFDLLRRDQLATTILQHVGHEENVRAIMVDPGHMGGSDGLLVGARPHPRAWGTFPRYLSRYVRELGVLGLEECVHHLTGRPAARLRLADRGLVRTGYAADLVVFDPATIHDTATFEHPQQQARGIQHVLVNGEFAVADGAATGALAGRALRMDATRQETR, encoded by the coding sequence ATGACGGACTTGCTTTTTCGAGACATCGCCATCGTCGACGGCACTGGCGGCCCGCGCACTCGCGGTGATGTGCTGCTCCGCGACGGCCGCATCGCCGAGACCGGCCCGCCGGGATCGATCGGTTCCGAGGCGAGAGTGCTTCCGGTGGCACCGGGGTCGGTGCTCGCGCCCGGGTTCATCGACATGCACGCGCATTCCGACCTCGCCCTGCTCACCGACCCCGGCCATCTCCCGAAGATCACCCAGGGCGTGACCACCGAGGTGATCGGCCAGGACGGCCTGTCCTACGCGCCGATCGACGACGCCGCACTCGCGGTGGTGCGCAGGCAGATCGCGGGCTGGAACGGCAACCCGGCCGACTTCGATTTCTCCTGGCGCACCGTGGCCCAGTACCTGGACCGGCTCGACGAGGGCATCACGCCCAATGCCGCCTACCTGGTCCCGCAGGGCACCCTGCGCCTGCTCGTCGTCGGCAGTGAGCAACGCGCGGCCACCACCGCCGAGATCGACCGGATGTGCGCGCTGCTGACACAGAGTCTCGACGAGGGCGCGGTCGGCATGTCGAGCGGGCTCACCTACACGCCCGGAATGTACGCCGACACCGGCGAATTGGCTGCGCTCTGTTCGGTCGTCGCCGCCTACGGTGGCTTCTACGCCCCACACACCCGCTCCTACGGGGCGGGCGCGCTCGAGGCCTACGCGGAGATGATCGGCCTGGCCGAATCCACCGGCTGCGCACTGCATCTCACCCACGCCACCATGAACTTCGGCGTGAACCGCGGGCGCGCACCGGAATTCCTCGCCCTGCTCGCGCGGGCCCGCGCCGACGGCTGTGACATCACCCTCGACACCTATCCCTACCTGCCCGGCTCGACGACGCTGTCGGCGCTGCTGCCGAGCTGGGCCATGTCCGGTGGTCCCGATGCCGCGCTGGCCCGACTCGACGACCCGGCCGAGCGCGCCAGGATCACCGCCGATGTCGACGTCAACGGCTCGGACGGCTGCCACGGCGTCACCGTCGAATGGGAGACCATCCAGATCAGCGGCGTCGGCGACGACGCACTCGCCGAGTACGTGGGCCGCACGGTCGCCGAGATCGCCGCCGATCGCGGTGCGGCGCCCGCCGAGGTGTTCTTCGACCTGCTGCGCCGCGACCAGCTGGCCACCACCATCCTGCAGCACGTCGGCCACGAGGAGAACGTGCGCGCGATCATGGTCGACCCCGGTCACATGGGCGGCAGCGACGGCCTGCTCGTCGGCGCTCGCCCGCACCCGCGTGCCTGGGGCACGTTCCCGCGCTATCTGTCCCGCTACGTGCGCGAACTCGGGGTGCTCGGTCTCGAGGAGTGCGTGCACCACCTCACCGGTCGGCCCGCCGCCAGGTTGCGGCTGGCCGACCGCGGACTCGTCCGCACCGGCTACGCCGCCGACCTGGTCGTCTTCGACCCGGCGACGATCCACGACACGGCCACCTTCGAACATCCCCAACAGCAGGCGCGCGGCATCCAGCATGTGCTGGTCAACGGCGAATTCGCCGTGGCGGACGGCGCCGCGACCGGTGCGCTCGCCGGACGTGCCCTGCGGATGGACGCCACGCGACAGGAGACCCGATGA
- a CDS encoding amino acid deaminase, protein MIIDNGVVDALADETLGPCHKSVPPAAWGHTVREYLASAPELAQWPTPLLTLDRGRLDANRALMAGWTAAAGVALAPHGKTTMAPQLWREQLDAGSWAITLATAWQAQLARSFGVGRIMLANTLVDPVGLAWVATESARDAGFEFFCWADSVATVELMDKILRDAPPSPRVRVLVELGGPHGRTGARTRAEGRAVAAALRASERLELAGVAGYEGALAHDRGIAGLAAVRDYLGELAALHGELTCPGAAVVTAGGSAYPELVVAELAALADDTTTVVLRSGAYLVHDDGFYAGISPLAAPAVEPGLRAAMHGWARVVSRPEPELALLDGGKRDFPFDEGLPVPQLVVGADRALPAAASITALNDQHAFLRLPGAEATDLPVGSIVRLGLSHPCTAFDKWRLIPVLDSVDAARPRVVDLIRTYF, encoded by the coding sequence GTGATCATCGACAACGGCGTCGTGGACGCGCTCGCCGACGAGACACTCGGGCCGTGCCACAAGAGCGTGCCGCCCGCGGCATGGGGCCACACCGTCCGCGAATACCTGGCGAGCGCACCGGAACTCGCCCAGTGGCCGACCCCGCTGCTCACCCTCGATCGCGGCAGGCTCGACGCGAACCGCGCACTGATGGCCGGGTGGACCGCGGCTGCGGGTGTCGCGCTCGCCCCGCACGGTAAGACCACGATGGCTCCGCAGCTGTGGCGCGAACAGCTCGACGCCGGATCGTGGGCGATCACCCTCGCCACGGCGTGGCAGGCCCAACTCGCCCGGTCGTTCGGGGTGGGGCGGATCATGCTGGCCAACACCCTCGTCGATCCCGTCGGCCTGGCCTGGGTCGCCACGGAATCCGCGCGCGATGCCGGATTCGAGTTCTTCTGCTGGGCCGACAGCGTCGCCACCGTCGAGCTGATGGACAAGATCCTGCGCGATGCGCCACCGAGCCCGCGAGTGCGGGTGCTGGTCGAGCTCGGCGGCCCGCACGGGCGCACCGGCGCGCGCACCCGGGCCGAAGGCCGCGCGGTGGCGGCCGCCCTGCGGGCGAGCGAGCGGCTCGAGCTGGCCGGTGTCGCCGGCTACGAAGGCGCGCTGGCCCACGATCGCGGTATCGCCGGCCTCGCCGCCGTGCGCGACTACCTGGGCGAACTCGCCGCCCTGCACGGCGAACTCACCTGTCCGGGCGCTGCCGTCGTCACCGCAGGCGGCAGCGCCTACCCCGAGCTGGTCGTCGCCGAACTGGCCGCACTGGCCGACGACACCACCACGGTCGTCCTGCGCAGCGGCGCCTATCTCGTCCACGACGACGGCTTCTACGCCGGCATCTCCCCGCTGGCCGCCCCCGCGGTGGAACCGGGTCTGCGCGCCGCCATGCACGGCTGGGCGCGGGTGGTCTCACGGCCCGAGCCCGAACTGGCCCTGCTCGACGGTGGCAAACGCGACTTCCCCTTCGACGAGGGCCTGCCGGTGCCCCAGCTGGTCGTCGGGGCCGACCGCGCCCTCCCAGCAGCGGCGTCGATCACCGCGCTCAACGACCAGCACGCCTTCCTGCGACTGCCCGGCGCCGAGGCCACCGACCTGCCCGTCGGCAGCATCGTGCGGCTGGGTCTGTCACACCCGTGCACCGCCTTCGACAAGTGGCGGCTCATCCCGGTGCTCGACAGCGTCGATGCCGCCCGCCCCCGCGTGGTCGACCTGATCCGCACCTACTTCTGA
- a CDS encoding GntP family permease, producing MGATVDWLRTTTPGLLVLCGLAIAVLLIAIIKVKLEPFVALLLTGLVLALAAGLPVAEIVGTPLKAGESLLETGFGAILGHIAVIIGLGTVLGAILERSGGADVLTDKLLRVFGEKGAPVAMGLLGLIFGIPVFFDIGIFVLAPLVYVAAKRGGRSLVLYAMPMLAGLSMTHAFLPPHPGPVALGGLLGVSLGWLIIMGFVCGIPGFIAAGIMWGAYIGKRVQVDVPKEFVPLEPNAATESEPITGSDGSGGTAVLTKSPPSVALIGAIIAIPLVLILGATFGYQLLDQDSAVLQVLTFFGTPAVALLITVLVAFYVLGIRRGSTVQELSTITAESLKPVGMVLLVVGAGAFFGKVISATGIGTALADTMSAAGLPVIVLAYLISCGLRIAQGSATVAIVTTGGIVAPLVADQGYSQMAIALIAMAIAAGSIILSHVNDGGFWIIAKYFNMTVKQTLQTWTVLETILSVVSFAVAALLFSIL from the coding sequence ATGGGCGCCACTGTCGACTGGTTGCGCACCACCACCCCCGGGTTGCTGGTGCTGTGCGGTCTCGCGATCGCCGTACTCCTCATCGCCATCATCAAGGTCAAACTGGAGCCGTTCGTCGCGCTGCTGCTGACCGGTCTGGTGCTGGCCCTGGCCGCCGGGCTACCGGTCGCCGAGATCGTCGGTACGCCACTGAAAGCCGGTGAGTCACTCCTGGAAACGGGCTTCGGCGCAATCCTCGGCCACATCGCGGTGATCATCGGGCTGGGCACCGTGCTCGGCGCGATCCTCGAACGCTCCGGCGGCGCCGACGTGCTCACCGACAAGCTGCTGCGGGTGTTCGGCGAGAAGGGCGCGCCGGTCGCGATGGGCCTGCTCGGACTCATCTTCGGCATCCCGGTGTTCTTCGACATCGGCATCTTCGTCCTCGCGCCGCTGGTCTACGTCGCGGCCAAGCGGGGCGGTCGCTCGCTGGTGCTCTACGCCATGCCGATGCTAGCCGGACTGTCCATGACGCACGCGTTCCTGCCGCCGCATCCCGGTCCGGTCGCCCTCGGCGGTCTGCTCGGAGTGAGCCTGGGGTGGTTGATCATCATGGGATTCGTCTGCGGCATTCCGGGATTCATCGCCGCGGGCATCATGTGGGGCGCCTATATCGGCAAGCGTGTGCAGGTCGACGTGCCGAAGGAGTTCGTGCCGCTCGAGCCCAACGCCGCCACCGAATCCGAGCCCATCACCGGGTCCGACGGTTCCGGCGGCACGGCCGTGCTCACCAAGTCGCCGCCGTCGGTGGCGCTGATCGGCGCGATCATCGCGATTCCGCTGGTCCTGATTCTCGGCGCCACCTTCGGTTACCAACTACTCGACCAGGATTCGGCCGTTCTGCAGGTGCTCACCTTCTTCGGTACACCCGCGGTCGCCCTGCTCATCACGGTGCTCGTGGCGTTCTACGTCCTCGGCATCCGGCGCGGGTCGACCGTGCAGGAACTGAGCACCATCACGGCCGAATCGCTCAAGCCGGTCGGCATGGTGCTGCTGGTGGTCGGGGCGGGGGCCTTCTTCGGCAAGGTCATCTCCGCCACCGGCATCGGCACCGCCCTCGCCGACACCATGTCCGCGGCCGGCCTGCCGGTGATCGTGCTCGCCTACCTGATCAGCTGCGGCCTGCGCATCGCCCAGGGCTCGGCCACGGTCGCCATCGTCACCACCGGCGGCATCGTCGCGCCGCTGGTCGCCGACCAGGGCTACTCCCAGATGGCGATCGCCCTGATCGCCATGGCCATCGCCGCGGGCTCGATCATCCTCAGCCACGTCAACGACGGCGGCTTCTGGATCATCGCCAAGTACTTCAACATGACCGTGAAGCAGACCCTGCAGACCTGGACGGTGCTCGAAACCATCCTGTCGGTGGTGAGCTTCGCGGTGGCGGCGTTGCTGTTCTCGATCCTCTAG
- a CDS encoding TetR/AcrR family transcriptional regulator — protein sequence MISHRDRVLDAAIEVLGTRGSRALTHRAVDEAAGLPTGSTSNYFRTRDALLCGLADRLEQRDHADWAALNRAPAPATVDHLVDGLALFLTHTTTTDRVRTRARLALFGEAPTVPALHDALHRAHHRLRDWAVEMAAQVGISPADTAILVDYLDGAVVHRLGGFERAADPRPALARLVHALHRTGDSR from the coding sequence CCGCCATCGAGGTGCTCGGCACCCGTGGTTCGCGCGCGCTGACCCATCGCGCGGTGGACGAGGCGGCAGGCCTGCCCACGGGATCGACCTCGAACTATTTCCGCACCCGTGACGCACTGCTGTGCGGGCTCGCCGACCGCCTCGAACAGCGTGATCACGCCGACTGGGCGGCACTGAACCGAGCGCCCGCCCCGGCCACCGTCGATCACCTCGTCGACGGGCTGGCACTGTTCCTGACCCACACCACCACGACCGACCGCGTCCGCACCCGGGCCCGCCTCGCCCTGTTCGGCGAGGCGCCGACGGTACCGGCGTTGCACGACGCACTGCACCGCGCACACCATCGCCTCCGCGACTGGGCCGTCGAGATGGCGGCCCAGGTCGGCATCTCGCCCGCCGACACCGCGATCCTCGTCGACTACCTCGACGGTGCCGTCGTGCACCGCCTCGGCGGATTCGAGCGGGCGGCCGATCCCCGCCCGGCCCTCGCCCGCTTGGTGCACGCACTGCACAGGACCGGCGATTCCCGCTGA
- a CDS encoding bifunctional 4-hydroxy-2-oxoglutarate aldolase/2-dehydro-3-deoxy-phosphogluconate aldolase, which yields MNPLLSSSSRAMEVIRADRAITVVRAPEIPDPVALAEALAGAGLRAVELTFTTLGVLDAISKATAVTDAVIGVGTVTTRAQAEAAIGVGAQFLVTPALRPEVAEVAVEHSIPVIMGAFTPSEVLAAAEMGAAAVKIFPARALGPAYLRDLLGPFPHLFLIPSGGVNTHNAREFLHAGAIAVTAGTDVVAPADVASARWSRIGSHAARFVHSLD from the coding sequence ATGAACCCGCTGCTCAGCTCGTCCTCGCGCGCCATGGAGGTGATCCGCGCCGACCGCGCGATCACCGTGGTCCGCGCCCCGGAGATCCCCGACCCGGTGGCCCTCGCCGAAGCGCTCGCCGGTGCCGGTCTGCGCGCCGTCGAACTGACCTTCACCACGCTGGGCGTGCTCGACGCGATCAGCAAGGCGACCGCGGTCACCGATGCGGTGATCGGCGTCGGCACCGTGACCACGCGTGCGCAGGCCGAGGCCGCGATCGGGGTCGGCGCCCAGTTCCTGGTGACGCCCGCGCTCCGGCCCGAGGTCGCCGAAGTGGCCGTCGAGCATTCGATTCCGGTGATCATGGGCGCCTTCACGCCCTCGGAGGTATTGGCGGCGGCCGAGATGGGCGCGGCGGCGGTGAAGATCTTCCCGGCCCGCGCGCTCGGCCCGGCCTATCTGAGAGATCTGCTGGGGCCGTTCCCGCACCTGTTCCTGATCCCGTCCGGTGGCGTCAACACCCACAACGCGCGTGAGTTCCTCCACGCGGGCGCGATCGCCGTCACCGCGGGCACCGACGTGGTCGCCCCCGCCGACGTCGCGAGCGCGCGCTGGTCCCGCATCGGCTCCCACGCCGCACGCTTCGTCCATTCGCTTGATTGA